The segment TGttggtggtgctagaggaaaagtcaaagTCCTCTGGGGACTAGGAATGTCTGTACAACGTTTCACGCCAAGGATCCAAAGCAGTGGtgcaaccaacacacccacgCTGCCATCCATAGAGCCATGCTGCACGGTCTGATACATCCATTTTGCTTTGCTCAGATACACTAAAGCAAAGTTTTGTATATTCATGGCTCCAACCACAAAACCCTCTCTCATCGGCATCACATGAGAACCAGTGGTACATTATGACTGTCTTGTCCCATCCGTTAGGTTAAAAGAATCCAGTAAGAACTCCACTGAACCATTTTGTGTGACGCACACCAACACAGGAGCGGGTAACAGTGTGTGTATTACCTGTCCATCGCCACAACTCCAgcctcattattttgagttcaAGATTTACAGTCAAGATCAGCATCCAGATCCATCCCGATGCTCGGACCGTGGGCTCGGGCTGCATTTACCCATCTCTCGCTCGAGTTTCTCTCTCAACTTGTTGAAAGCCGGTCTTCTGCGTGGCTCCTGCTCCCAGCATATCCTCATCAGGGAGTAAACACCGGGCGGACAGTCCTCTGGAGCCTCCATGCAATAGCCCCCCTCCACCTTCTCCTTCACCTCCTTCAGAGACTATGAACAGGAGCAATAAGAGAAGAAGCAGATGATAAATCATGAACACTAGTAAGTGAATTTAACATTTCACCAGCCTGGCTGTGTtggtaataaaaaagaaaaaacttaaagaaatactttacCCGTATAATGAGCATCAGTTAATCACCAATTGTTATGCTGAATTCGAGAAGGAAACTTTTTGTTCTCGCATGTATCCAcgatgaacgaagaatccaaaaaggcgaacattcttcatgaattgaagccAGTGGGGACCGAgttgaacaacaacaaactatatcaaaacatccgtttacaaactctcacaccactcatacagtataatccaagtctcatttatccattcATATCCTCAGTACCTCCGAAACACTTACACTTTTGCTGAAAtattatgatttaaaacacatccgtacaaacagtctcatgctTGGTGAGTAGCTTGTGGCTTTGAGGCATGTCCAGATATGCTCAGGGCACACTAACTTGCAGACTggagtgttttatattgtaatgtttttagTGAAAATTCTTGGAGagacttggattttactgcatgagttgtgtgggagtttgtaaactgatgttttgatatagtttgtTATTGTTAAACGTGAtccccaatgacttcaattcattaatattgtttgctgtttttggaaTCTCCGTTCACTGTAGAggtatgtgagaaaaacaaagtcttctTCATGAATTTAATGTAACGTAATTGATTTTGCGGATGACGTATTCTTTAAACTCGAACATAGAGACAGAGCGATGTCACCAAGTATTAACACACTCCTGCAATCCTGATTACAACCTCAAACACAGAATTCAGGCTCTTGAAGGTagcaattcattcattttccgtaaccgcatatcctgttaggggtcacgggagggctggagcctatcccagctgacattggacaaGAGGGGggttacaccctggacaggtcaccagactatcacagggctgacacatagagacagacaaccattcaagctaacattcacacacagttaacctagcctgcatgtctgtGGACTGTGGCAGAAAGCCAGAGTAACcaagagaaaacccacgctgacaatgctaaccactgcaccaccgtgctgctgTTATTGAATGggtgaaataaagtgtttgtgtcactgcatttttattaaacaaaacTAATCTTACACAAACACTTCTCTCGGTCTCTAATTTGTTATGTGTTGCCAACAGATAACAAATTACCCTGCGCAGAGGTTAATGAAGGAGAGCACAAACTTGACCCAAATACATCAACCTGCGTATATACTTACAAACAGGCTGTAATTAGGAGGTAATTATCTGCATTTAAAAGGACACTACCCGACGTAAGGTGCAAAAGAGACGTGCTAACTGTCCCTCGGATTAATTCTGCCTGATCCTGCTGTCCTCACTGAACCGCCGGCCTCAGCGTTCAGGGGGCACGGATTACCTGAGAGCAACGAGTGTGACAAACAGAGCTGTGTTTAAGTAGCATAGTTTCTTCCTTTCCAGAGCCTCTTCATTATCAGTATCAACATGATTAGGCCTTCATGTGACGTCAGCCTCTGCCTCCTCCGCACTGGTGTGTTACGGCACAGGAAAGGAGTaacttcctcttcctccaaaCCCAAACAGTTCATAAAGTAGACTATTTAAGAAGAGAACAATGAGATTATTTCTACAATGTACACTTAACCTATATCCTCAGTGACGCACTACCATGATCCGAGTGACCTGGAGTGGTTTCCTGCTCAGACGTCTTGAGTTGATCCAGAAGATGACGGCCTAGTGACGAATTTGACCACCCTGGCAGCTTTCCACTGACACACCTACCTGCAGAGTTACATAAGAAGCCTGATACTCTTTTTCTGCTGGTTTCAGGAGGGTTTGGAAAGAGAGGGAAGAATTATCTGTGGTCTTAGTTTTGCTGATTCTTTAAAGGGTGTCCATGGTCTTTTTTATTTACAAGGAAGGAGAGCTTCTTGGATAAAGAGAGGTTGTTCAGTTGTTTGATAACATAAAAGTAAAGGATAATCGTAAATATTAAgcacaaatctttaaaaaaacagtttgactTTTTGACTTTCTTGCTGATTTGTGCTCAGCACTCAACATTAGATACAGAGATGGACAGAGGCATCTGTCTGtacactgcttttattttgtccatatttgtgcatgttttctgaaagcttacggatacgggtgaaacggagcagtaccactggagaTCGTAgaggcagtgtagcatagtCTTCAtaatcttcaaaaagatctaaaattagaaacacttatatccatcaatgaatttaagggcatcataaagaatgcgGTGATGGagacaaacacttgtttttattgAGAGACCACTGTGTTTGAATAGATGTTTTACTTCGGATTTTTGAAttatatgttgtgtttgttgcattttaaatgtgttttgattggctgctaccttggccaggtctctcttgtaaaagatattttcaatctcaatgggacttcctggttaaaaaaaggttaaataagCGAGGAAATTGGGCAAtattacagcagcagagagacagaacaaacaggaagcatcagtagaaaaaacacaaagcaatatatAAGTATGTATCGGttaagagaaacacacagatcagtacaaaagaaaaagcaataGGCAAGAGCATATAAAGCAAGCACATATAATAATATATGgtgaaaatagtgaaaagaattcttcATCCACATGTCAGGGTCGATCGGGTTGCAGTCTACAATGCTGCctctgtttaaaggtacaatattctAACCTCCTCTGTGGTCACCTCGTTTGTTGTGAAGTGAAAACTTTTGACTCCGCTCTccagtgccatctattggctgtatctgtgctgtcataaaggatgcatggaaGAATGAGGGCAGTGATGTTTACAGCGTTTGCACTGGATGTATCTACTTTTGtacataaagggagtataaatgagccataagagttagatgagaaggcGAAGTCAACTGGTCACGGCCAAGAAATGGTCTGACACATAAACCACATCTTGTTgctttcacacttttttttttgtacggattaaataaacaacatagtccatccattttcaaatgCTTATCTGAGGTTGAGTCGTgtgggcagcaggccgagcaaagcattctagacatccctctccccagcaatgcttctcagctcctcctgtgggatcctgaggtgttcccagcctggacaagatatgtaattcctccagcgtgttctgggtctgccccggggcctcctaccagtgggacattcccgaaacacctccaacgggaggcgcccaggaggcatcctgatcagaggcccaaaccacctcaaatGACCCTTTTCGACGCAAAGAAACAGCTGCTATACTCTGAGCTTCCTcgggatgtccgagctcctcaccctatctttaaggctgagcccagccaccccacggaggaaactcatttcggccacttgtatcaaCGACCTCATTccttcagtcactacccagagctcatgaccataggtgagggttgggatgtagattgACCAGTAAATctaaagcttcgccttctggctcagatCTCTCTTCACCACACCAGCCAGGCGAGCTGTTCcgccctgtttccagtctttatgctacaCTAGCTAGCCATCGCctgactgtagcttcatatttaacagacagacatgagaggggtgtcaaactcaaaTATGCATACTTCCCAAACTGTCAAATGTTTGGTTTAATACAGCTGTTCCTATAACTGTCATGTCTGTAATGCATCTATGTTCCTAAGACACACCtgtgtataaacacacacactgacagacaccaacacacacacatattattaCAGTATAGTCGTGACCTGTACTGATGCTACATACCATCTTAGGGTAAGGCTGACGACCGTAAGAGAAGATCTCCCATAGAAGAACACCGTAGCTCCAAACGTCTGACTTTGTGGAGAATTTCTGCATGATAGGaacaaaaatagaaacatataaaaaaatgtaaaacccTTTTCTTATTGGGGATACTTTGTGAAAGGTCTTTCTAAGCTGTTATAAACCCAGTACATAGCCAAACACTGACATCCTGATAAATGAAAGAactaaataaaaagacaaagtaaGTGGAGAAAGATATGCGTCAGGACCTTACACCAACCTGCTCCTTACTGATGGAGTATTGCTGATTATAAGGCATCAGTCAATCATTTGTTAAACATTAATAAAGCAAAATTCTAAGCACCAAAAAGAGGTttcagagaggcagagaaaatatttaagtgtcacagagaggcagaaacaaatacagaaacataaaaacaaagggaagagaaaagcagcacagCAGGTCTTTAAACCGACCTCTTTCTTCAGAGCCTCGGGGGCGGTCCATTTGACCGGCAGTTTGGCGTTATCTGACACCTTTGAGTCCACCTTGGTCAGGCCGAAGTCGCTGACCTTGGCCACGCTGTCGTCAGAGACCAGCACGTTACGAGCTGCCAGATCTCTGTGAACCAACTTCTTGGATTCCAGGTACTCCATCCCCTCACACACAtcactgaccacacacacacaaacaactgtCATTTCACTTTTATAcaataaaccacacacacaaatgtacagtGACTAGCAGGTGTTTATGGACCCAGCTGTCATGCAATGTTCTACTCTGCACACGTAGAGGACAAGTTACTCTTTGAAGTTTGAACTCACAGAGCAAAGCGAAGCAGCTGAACTGAGTTTAAAACTGAACGTCCTCTTGTCCTCAGAAAGTTGACAAGGTTTCCCTGTGACATAAACACAGATGCACATTATCAGAAAATACTTTCATAAGGTcttattaaaacatttcttaGTTAGCATTATGAGACAAACTACAAGCAGgcagtgtcttttttggtttgAAAATGTGTTAACCTCATAACCTAAGTTATTAAGTACTTTTAAAGAGTCACTATATAACTGTACTCAAGGCCCAGCAAACACAGTGAGCTTCTGAATGTTGGCCTAATCACTAAAGAGCAGAGGACGGCTGTCTCTGACTCCTCAAAGCTGCATTGCCATTACTGGCTTACCACTGCCTCAGTGGCGGCTCCAAGTGGCAGCAAGGGTGTGATTAGTTGGATTTTTGGCTTTAAGGTtaggttatttttattgtctcccATAAGAGAAAATTGTCTTTGATCAAGGGAACTGCTGCATAAAAAccaaaaatcacaataaaacacattataaatAAGAACACTAGCCTGAGAAAAAACAACCAGGGAGATTAATCACAAAGCCATTCACTCCgttaaaaactacaaaaacctGCAGTTATCTGAGTGCCTCCCTAACCCTCTGACTGTCCTCTAGGAGATGACCAGATTGCGTGAAAGGAAAACTACCTTTGTAAACTAATAAACTCCCCATATCATCTTTTTCTCACTAGCTGCTGGTGGTGAATTATAGCtggcttccctgatatctataggtagtgtgttccatagctttggggcgtaattgacaaaggctgcCTCCCTGATCTTCTTCGGGCTTTTGTGGGAACTTCCAATAAACCAACAGAAGATGgtcgcagtgttcttggaggcaaatagttaataAGAGAGTTAACTAGAGACTCCTGCTCTCTGTTCAGACAGAGGGCTCCCTTGCTGTTGTTTAGGTGTAGATGTACCACCAGTGACGCATCTTGACGTCTGAGGTAATTCTGGTCAAATAGAACAAACCTGTGGTGTGTCATTTACtatatgtgattttattttctgtttcagtgtGATGTAACAAGGCCTCTTCAATCTATGCTCAATATTTATTTACCTATTTTGATTATTCTATCGTGTTACTGCTCGTTGTTTTCATCATGTGTTATCCCCCAACTGATAACCACTGATAGATGATGTGTTCACTGTACCTTCGTCATGAGCTCTGTGACAATATGAAGCCCTTTGTGAAGAATGACCCCCAACAGTCGCACCAGGTTTTTATGCTGGAGCTTCCTGGAAGGAGTGAATCCACATTGAAAACACTGACAACACTGACAACAGGAATAAAGTTTGTTACATTTCATTCAAAACAATATGATCACTTGCACAATAAGCCAAAAagagttaatttttttaatcaagcaAGCTCACTAAAAGCTGGGTTTAGTAATAATGAATAAACAGCTGGTCAAAGTGTTTTGacaataacacattaaaaccgAGGAAATCTTCAGACTCACGTCATGACGGTGGTCTCCTGCAGGAAGGCCTGAGCGGTGACATCACATTTGATGGTCTTTACTGCCACCCTCTGGCCCATATACTCTCCTTCATAAACAGCTGGAGGGAGAACCACACACATTGTTTACCCATCAAAATACATCCATACTGAGACAAAATAAATCTTCTGTCAAAGTTTAAAATCCACTCaaatcaaatgtatttatatagcacattcaAATACTAACAGAGCTGATCAAAGTGCTTTTCAGACATTCACACATATTCCACAAGACACTCTAAGGAGCTTTATCTTCCATATTGTCGGAATTCACTTAATCAATATTCATTGCAATATAGAGGACCATCTCTTCAATCATCATCTACATTATTGTtcaaaatacatctgaaaatgACTCTAATTTGCAAAGACTCTAAACacttcattgatttatttataatttgtttgttttttcttgttggtTTTTACATCTTTAACAACTTTGTGATACTTCTTAGTCTGGAACTCTTAGTTTTTATCCTAACAATAAAAGATTTATCTTAAAAGTGTCAGTGAAGGGGAACATCTGATTGAAAGCAGATGCTTATTCCAAAGTTCTGGAGCAGTCACTGCAAAGGCACAGTCTTCCTTTAGCCTCTTACTTTGATTGTGGTACAGTTTTAAGACAAGAGCCCAGGGGTGCAAGCAAGCCCATGTATGgctataaaacaa is part of the Epinephelus moara isolate mb chromosome 10, YSFRI_EMoa_1.0, whole genome shotgun sequence genome and harbors:
- the matk gene encoding megakaryocyte-associated tyrosine-protein kinase, with product MAKMSWAAGTQCVAKGGHRKPKPGELSYHKGDILTIIDTSTKKGYYKAKHNTTGEEGLINSTNVREREALRVDPSLSLMPWFHGKISGPEAVCKLQPAEDGLFLVRESIRHPGDYVLCISISGEVIHYRVIYKDNKLTIDNTDYFYNLIDMIEFYSKNKGSIATTLLKPKQKQGAKSAELELSKTGWLLDIAKLKLGESIGEGEFGAVYEGEYMGQRVAVKTIKCDVTAQAFLQETTVMTKLQHKNLVRLLGVILHKGLHIVTELMTKGNLVNFLRTRGRSVLNSVQLLRFALDVCEGMEYLESKKLVHRDLAARNVLVSDDSVAKVSDFGLTKVDSKVSDNAKLPVKWTAPEALKKEKFSTKSDVWSYGVLLWEIFSYGRQPYPKMSLKEVKEKVEGGYCMEAPEDCPPGVYSLMRICWEQEPRRRPAFNKLREKLEREMGKCSPSPRSEHRDGSGC